One genomic segment of Sminthopsis crassicaudata isolate SCR6 chromosome 4, ASM4859323v1, whole genome shotgun sequence includes these proteins:
- the CHIT1 gene encoding chitotriosidase-1 isoform X1, whose amino-acid sequence MGQAAIWTGLILLLLLQYSSAAKLVCYFTNWSQYRSGQAAFLPQNVDPFLCTHLIYAFADMKDHQLTTFEANDVQFYKDLNNLKSRNANLKILLAIGGWNFGTKKFTDMVARPETRQIFVQSVINFLRQYNFDGFDLDWEYPGSRDSPAVDKERFTSLVEDLHNAFLQESQKSGKNRLLLSAAVPAGRYFVDRGYEVQKISQSLDFINLMTYDFHGTWERTTGHNSPLYRRQAEKGGAAEANVDFAVNYWLEKGVPSNKVILGMPTYGRSFTLSSLSDTGIGASASGAGTPGPFTKEGGILAFYEVCTLKGATFHMIAEQKVPYAVQGNQWVGFDNVESFKTKVGYLKQKGLGGAMVWAIDMDDFKGTFCNQGPYPLIQTLKRELGISSAGESPSASESPSASKSPSASENPSAREIPSPTQPSKPIPGGNAFCENQENGLYPNPQDPATFYNCVGKQTFRLSCPAGLVFNDSCKCCDWP is encoded by the exons ATGGGACAAGCAGCAATCTGGACAG GTTTGATTCTTCTGCTGTTGCTTCAATACA GTTCTGCTGCCAAATTGGTCTGCTACTTCACCAACTGGTCCCAATACAGGTCAGGCCAGGCAGCCTTCCTCCCCCAGAATGTGGACCCCTTCCTTTGCACTCACCTCATCTATGCCTTTGCTGACATGAAGGATCACCAGCTCACCACGTTTGAGGCAAATGATGTGCAGTTTTACAAGGATTTAAACAATCTGAAAAGCAG GAATGCTAACCTGAAAATCCTGCTAGCCATTGGAGGCTGGAATTTTGGCACTAAGAA GTTCACAGACATGGTGGCCAGGCCTGAAACCCGCCAGATTTTTGTCCAGTCAGTCATCAACTTCCTGCGTCAATATAATTTTGATGGCTTTGACCTTGACTGGGAGTACCCAGGCAGCCGGGATAGTCCTGCTGTAGACAAGGAGCGATTCACGTCTCTGGTAGAG GACCTGCACAACGCCTTCCTCCAGGAAAGCCAGAAATCAGGAAAGAATCGGCTCCTTCTGAGTGCAGCAGTTCCTGCAGGTCGCTATTTTGTGGATCGAGGCTATGAGGTCCAGAAAATTTCCCA GTCTCTAGATTTCATCAACCTCATGACCTATGACTTTCACGGCACTTGGGAAAGAACTACTGGTCACAACAGCCCCTTGTACAGAAGGCAGGCGGAAAAGGGAGGAGCAGCCGAAGCTAATGTT GATTTTGCTGTGAACTATTGGCTGGAGAAGGGGGTCCCCTCAAACAAAGTGATCTTGGGCATGCCCACCTATGGACGGAGTTTtaccctttcctctctttcagaCACAGGCATAGGGGCCTCCGCTTCTGGGGCTGGGACTCCTGGCCCCTTCACTAAAGAGGGAGGAATACTGGCTTTCTATGAG GTGTGCACATTGAAGGGTGCTACTTTCCACATGATAGCAGAACAAAAGGTACCTTATGCTGTCCAAGGCAACCAATGGGTGGGCTTTGATAACGTGGAGAGCTTCAAAACCAAG GTTGGATATCTGAAGCAGAAGGGGCTAGGTGGGGCCATGGTTTGGGCCATAGATATGGACGACTTCAAGGGTACCTTCTGCAACCAGGGCCCGTACCCACTCATCCAGACATTGAAGAGGGAGTTGG GAATCTCCTCTGCAGGTGAAAGCCCCTCTGCAAGTGAAAGTCCTTCTGCAAGTAAGAGCCCCTCTGCAAGTGAGAACCCTTCTGCAAGGGAGATTCCCTCTCCAACCCAGCCTTCCAAACCCATTCCAGGAGGAAACGCCTTCTGCGAAAACCAAGAGAACGGGCTCTACCCCAACCCTCAGGACCCTGCCACCTTCTACAACTGTGTGGGGAAGCAGACGTTCAGACTCTCCTGCCCTGCTGGCCTGGTGTTTAATGATTCCTGTAAGTGCTGTGATTGGCCTTAA
- the CHIT1 gene encoding chitotriosidase-1 isoform X2, translating into MGQAAIWTGSAAKLVCYFTNWSQYRSGQAAFLPQNVDPFLCTHLIYAFADMKDHQLTTFEANDVQFYKDLNNLKSRNANLKILLAIGGWNFGTKKFTDMVARPETRQIFVQSVINFLRQYNFDGFDLDWEYPGSRDSPAVDKERFTSLVEDLHNAFLQESQKSGKNRLLLSAAVPAGRYFVDRGYEVQKISQSLDFINLMTYDFHGTWERTTGHNSPLYRRQAEKGGAAEANVDFAVNYWLEKGVPSNKVILGMPTYGRSFTLSSLSDTGIGASASGAGTPGPFTKEGGILAFYEVCTLKGATFHMIAEQKVPYAVQGNQWVGFDNVESFKTKVGYLKQKGLGGAMVWAIDMDDFKGTFCNQGPYPLIQTLKRELGISSAGESPSASESPSASKSPSASENPSAREIPSPTQPSKPIPGGNAFCENQENGLYPNPQDPATFYNCVGKQTFRLSCPAGLVFNDSCKCCDWP; encoded by the exons ATGGGACAAGCAGCAATCTGGACAG GTTCTGCTGCCAAATTGGTCTGCTACTTCACCAACTGGTCCCAATACAGGTCAGGCCAGGCAGCCTTCCTCCCCCAGAATGTGGACCCCTTCCTTTGCACTCACCTCATCTATGCCTTTGCTGACATGAAGGATCACCAGCTCACCACGTTTGAGGCAAATGATGTGCAGTTTTACAAGGATTTAAACAATCTGAAAAGCAG GAATGCTAACCTGAAAATCCTGCTAGCCATTGGAGGCTGGAATTTTGGCACTAAGAA GTTCACAGACATGGTGGCCAGGCCTGAAACCCGCCAGATTTTTGTCCAGTCAGTCATCAACTTCCTGCGTCAATATAATTTTGATGGCTTTGACCTTGACTGGGAGTACCCAGGCAGCCGGGATAGTCCTGCTGTAGACAAGGAGCGATTCACGTCTCTGGTAGAG GACCTGCACAACGCCTTCCTCCAGGAAAGCCAGAAATCAGGAAAGAATCGGCTCCTTCTGAGTGCAGCAGTTCCTGCAGGTCGCTATTTTGTGGATCGAGGCTATGAGGTCCAGAAAATTTCCCA GTCTCTAGATTTCATCAACCTCATGACCTATGACTTTCACGGCACTTGGGAAAGAACTACTGGTCACAACAGCCCCTTGTACAGAAGGCAGGCGGAAAAGGGAGGAGCAGCCGAAGCTAATGTT GATTTTGCTGTGAACTATTGGCTGGAGAAGGGGGTCCCCTCAAACAAAGTGATCTTGGGCATGCCCACCTATGGACGGAGTTTtaccctttcctctctttcagaCACAGGCATAGGGGCCTCCGCTTCTGGGGCTGGGACTCCTGGCCCCTTCACTAAAGAGGGAGGAATACTGGCTTTCTATGAG GTGTGCACATTGAAGGGTGCTACTTTCCACATGATAGCAGAACAAAAGGTACCTTATGCTGTCCAAGGCAACCAATGGGTGGGCTTTGATAACGTGGAGAGCTTCAAAACCAAG GTTGGATATCTGAAGCAGAAGGGGCTAGGTGGGGCCATGGTTTGGGCCATAGATATGGACGACTTCAAGGGTACCTTCTGCAACCAGGGCCCGTACCCACTCATCCAGACATTGAAGAGGGAGTTGG GAATCTCCTCTGCAGGTGAAAGCCCCTCTGCAAGTGAAAGTCCTTCTGCAAGTAAGAGCCCCTCTGCAAGTGAGAACCCTTCTGCAAGGGAGATTCCCTCTCCAACCCAGCCTTCCAAACCCATTCCAGGAGGAAACGCCTTCTGCGAAAACCAAGAGAACGGGCTCTACCCCAACCCTCAGGACCCTGCCACCTTCTACAACTGTGTGGGGAAGCAGACGTTCAGACTCTCCTGCCCTGCTGGCCTGGTGTTTAATGATTCCTGTAAGTGCTGTGATTGGCCTTAA
- the CHIT1 gene encoding chitotriosidase-1 isoform X3, translating to MKDHQLTTFEANDVQFYKDLNNLKSRNANLKILLAIGGWNFGTKKFTDMVARPETRQIFVQSVINFLRQYNFDGFDLDWEYPGSRDSPAVDKERFTSLVEDLHNAFLQESQKSGKNRLLLSAAVPAGRYFVDRGYEVQKISQSLDFINLMTYDFHGTWERTTGHNSPLYRRQAEKGGAAEANVDFAVNYWLEKGVPSNKVILGMPTYGRSFTLSSLSDTGIGASASGAGTPGPFTKEGGILAFYEVCTLKGATFHMIAEQKVPYAVQGNQWVGFDNVESFKTKVGYLKQKGLGGAMVWAIDMDDFKGTFCNQGPYPLIQTLKRELGISSAGESPSASESPSASKSPSASENPSAREIPSPTQPSKPIPGGNAFCENQENGLYPNPQDPATFYNCVGKQTFRLSCPAGLVFNDSCKCCDWP from the exons ATGAAGGATCACCAGCTCACCACGTTTGAGGCAAATGATGTGCAGTTTTACAAGGATTTAAACAATCTGAAAAGCAG GAATGCTAACCTGAAAATCCTGCTAGCCATTGGAGGCTGGAATTTTGGCACTAAGAA GTTCACAGACATGGTGGCCAGGCCTGAAACCCGCCAGATTTTTGTCCAGTCAGTCATCAACTTCCTGCGTCAATATAATTTTGATGGCTTTGACCTTGACTGGGAGTACCCAGGCAGCCGGGATAGTCCTGCTGTAGACAAGGAGCGATTCACGTCTCTGGTAGAG GACCTGCACAACGCCTTCCTCCAGGAAAGCCAGAAATCAGGAAAGAATCGGCTCCTTCTGAGTGCAGCAGTTCCTGCAGGTCGCTATTTTGTGGATCGAGGCTATGAGGTCCAGAAAATTTCCCA GTCTCTAGATTTCATCAACCTCATGACCTATGACTTTCACGGCACTTGGGAAAGAACTACTGGTCACAACAGCCCCTTGTACAGAAGGCAGGCGGAAAAGGGAGGAGCAGCCGAAGCTAATGTT GATTTTGCTGTGAACTATTGGCTGGAGAAGGGGGTCCCCTCAAACAAAGTGATCTTGGGCATGCCCACCTATGGACGGAGTTTtaccctttcctctctttcagaCACAGGCATAGGGGCCTCCGCTTCTGGGGCTGGGACTCCTGGCCCCTTCACTAAAGAGGGAGGAATACTGGCTTTCTATGAG GTGTGCACATTGAAGGGTGCTACTTTCCACATGATAGCAGAACAAAAGGTACCTTATGCTGTCCAAGGCAACCAATGGGTGGGCTTTGATAACGTGGAGAGCTTCAAAACCAAG GTTGGATATCTGAAGCAGAAGGGGCTAGGTGGGGCCATGGTTTGGGCCATAGATATGGACGACTTCAAGGGTACCTTCTGCAACCAGGGCCCGTACCCACTCATCCAGACATTGAAGAGGGAGTTGG GAATCTCCTCTGCAGGTGAAAGCCCCTCTGCAAGTGAAAGTCCTTCTGCAAGTAAGAGCCCCTCTGCAAGTGAGAACCCTTCTGCAAGGGAGATTCCCTCTCCAACCCAGCCTTCCAAACCCATTCCAGGAGGAAACGCCTTCTGCGAAAACCAAGAGAACGGGCTCTACCCCAACCCTCAGGACCCTGCCACCTTCTACAACTGTGTGGGGAAGCAGACGTTCAGACTCTCCTGCCCTGCTGGCCTGGTGTTTAATGATTCCTGTAAGTGCTGTGATTGGCCTTAA